Proteins found in one Panicum hallii strain FIL2 chromosome 4, PHallii_v3.1, whole genome shotgun sequence genomic segment:
- the LOC112890412 gene encoding nuclear transcription factor Y subunit B-4-like gives MDKNQANNHQDGAGGTDQAPEELRIPRATVARIMRHGSPPNSKITGDAKEAVDNCLVEFCAVFIAAAVEECRRDKRTTVTGDDLIFAMRNLGFDDYVRPLALYLRRYREIEGNRPRARHSSMAALDPTAPAVGAEVQQQQPPPGLNLQLGPPPVRDVTELGPHADVYAVWRAAAAAAAGTSQAPGGADDEDEE, from the exons ATGGATAAAAATCAAGCTAATAATCACCAAGATGGTGCAGGAG GCACAGATCAAGCACCGGAAGAGCTCCGGATCCCAAGAGCCACCGTGGCGCGCATCATGCGCCATGGCTCGCCACCGAATTCCAAGATCACCGGCGACGCGAAGGAGGCTGTCGACAACTGTCTCGTGGAGTTCTGCGCGGTCTTCATCGCTGCAGCCGTGGAGGAGTGCAGGCGGGACAAGCGCACAACCGTGACTGGTGACGACCTGATCTTCGCCATGAGAAACCTAGGGTTCGACGACTACGTCAGGCCCCTGGCCTTGTACCTCCGCCGCTATCGTGAGATCGagggcaacaggccacgcgcgcggcacaGCTCGATGGCAGCGCTGGACCCGACGGCCCCGGCAGTGGGGGCGGAggtacagcagcagcagcccccGCCGGGTCTGAACCTGCAGCTGGGCCCGCCGCCGGTTCGTGACGTCACTGAGCTGGGCCCGCACGCGGATGTGTACGCGGTGTGGCGTGCCGCTGCAGCGGCCGCAGCAGGAACCTCGCAGGCGCCTGGTGGTGCTGATGATGAGGACGAGGAGTGA